CCAGCCACACCAACTGTGGCAGCCCCAGCACCAATAAACTTGGCCGCTGTGTCAATGTCCCGGGAGACAACACTGGTCCGGAACTCCCGCCTGGCCACCTGGAGTGGGACACTGCTGTAGGAAGGctagaaggagggggagagagagggaagtagagaaggaaagagaggaagaagggagataGTGAGGCTCAAGGACAGGTGGCTGactccacccctcaccccacccacctgAGCTCGGAAATTATTGGCAAGCTCTAAGCAAGTACAGAACGCTCAGACTGCAGAGCGTGCTTGGAATTAGTCTTAGGGTCCGTTTCCAGACAGGACTAGGGAAATTTCGTGGGCTTCATGAAAACCCAATTTCACTTTTGCAAGTTTCTCACCTACAATGCTCACCTTGAGGTACTTAGAACTATTAAAGCACCACAGATTCTCTGACTCACCTCCCACTTTGGCCTAAAGGCAACTGAACAAACTTAAAGGAACTTAGTCTGGGGAAATTCTTAAGAGGGCCCAATCTCCTTTACCTGTTCAGATGGGATCTCTGGCCTACTCAGGAAGGCGGCAGACACAGGCCTGCTCAGACCCCTGGTACAAGAGCGGATCTGTAAAATCAGAAAGACACATTTCTCCAAATCAGgcaagaaatcaaaacaaaacaaaagatcccCCTAACTTCTAAGCTTCAGTCAAAAATGActacaaatattataaataaaacaagtcCAAGGTATTTCAAGGTCAATTAATGTATTACTGTTGCTACCACATATGCCCACGCCAGAGACAGCTGTCCTGAGACCCTGGTGTAGTCAGCAGTGGCAACCCTTCCATTTAAAACTGGGTAACAAAGTTCACTTCTATGAGCACAGCCCTTAATCAATATcccagaatggaaaaaaaacaaaaacaaaaacccacactAACATCAAACCAAGTACAGGAAGGGTTTGTACCTAGACCACCAAAGGAATCAGAAGGGGAAAATCTTATTTTGCTAAAACTGTAGTCACTGTTACACACCCTGAGTGGAGGGAGCCAGTAAGCCTGGTGAGGCTCCTTAAACAGTCACCTAAGCAGACTCCTGTAACAAGGCTTTCCCGAACTATTTCAAGAAATATAAGGTAGCAGTTGTGAAACTTGGTcgaacattagaatcacctggggagttctaaaaaaaaatacagatgcatGGATCCCACTCCCATAGGGTGCAGCCTgggcatcaggatttttaaaagctccccagatgattccaaTGTACAGCCAATGTTGAAAATCACTGTTTCAATGGGCTAACTATGGCCAAGTCAGACTGGGGGTAAAGGTCAGATCCAGACTCTGACCACATTCCAAAGCCAAGATAGCTTGGTTTACAGGCCCAAATAATCAGGGGTTGACTGCATCCATCCTACTGCTTCGCTAAAGGGGCAACATCATAAGAATGCCAAGCTCCTCTCAGTTCATTCATTAAACACTGATGGTTCCCACACCTGGCGCTACAGAGCACCCGGGAGCCGCAGCTTACCAGAGCAGGAGGAATGAGTAGTGCCCCGGTGGTCTGCATTTTTTCGgtctgcagaggaaaaaaaaaaaaaaaaaaaatccactgacAGCCTGGTTGTTTGCTTACAGTCGCGACCTTCGGTCGTCCCCTTCACCCCGCCCGTCCTCCCTGGACCACGCTCTTCCTCGAACCATGCCCCAGCTGAGACCATTAGAGGTCAGATGGACAGCACAAATTCCCTCTCCACCACTTTCAGCGCGACAGGTCTGCAAAGGAAGGTCACGGAGATCGGAAGTAAAGGAAGGAGGCCCGAGCCCCAGCAGGGAAATGATACCCAAAGAGGATGCTCTGCCGGGAAGACTGGGGAGGCAGAAACTAGGCAGGTGCCGTTCAGGGTCCTGCCCATTTCACACAGCAGTCCACGGACCGCCTCAGCCGGGACAGTAAATTGCTCATTACCGTTGATAACTAACATTAATTGTTAAGGTTACAGACGGCCATTGCCTTTCCCGGCCCTAGGGGCAAATGACCCACCACACAACCCAGCCACATCCCTGCCGATTGCTGGCTTTCGGCCCCAGGTCACCTGCACTCCCACTGCCCTGCTGCCCCTGCTCGGAACACAGCGCTCGCCCGGCTCAAGGTGACTGACTCACCTCCGGGCTTTAGCTCTAGGACTCAGCGCTCAGCTCCCCGGCCCACGTGTCCGGGGATCCCCCCACTCTCATTGGCCGCAATCCCCCCGCGCCCTCATTGGTTAACATACTCGAGTCCTCCTTTCTTATTGGTCTTCCGcagcttcttcctttctctccacagGAGCTTCGTGGCAGTTCCCGCCTCCGTGCGAGTAAAGGCGGGGTTTTCCTCCGAGATCTGGCTTCCGATTGGCCGACCCCTGAAGTGCTCAATCATCGAGTCGGCTTGACTCAGAGGTTCTATAACCTCCCGCACAAAATGGCGGCCAAGGTGGAAAGCAGCGGAAAAAGGCGTGGGAGAGATGAACGGTCGCCTTACGCAGACAGACACATGACCTTGGACCTTAGCCTTCATTCGAGCGCTCGGGCCCTGAGGCGCGTTGCATGTTGGGATTTGTAGTCGGGTCAGAGGCCCTAAGAGCGGCTGAGATCCCGCGAGACGTTTCTCCCCAGGCTGGGAGAGCCAATGCCTTTGCAGCAACTCCCGACCTAGTGTTTTGTGGGAGGCTTGCTTCCGCCAAGAAGTGTAAAGGCTACCTTCCTCCATGTAAGTTAGCTAGTGGGGGAGCGCAACTTTGTGCCTCTGCCAGTGTTGAGCAGTCATGAACTAGCAACCAgaagtttgcttgtttttttaaagtatttttgtatTGTTAAAAACAACATTCCGAGGACAAAACACGTAAGACCCTGATAGAGAAACAAGCAAAGGATGGGAAACAggcagaagaaatataaattgaaGGGAAGAATCTTAAActaaactataaaaagaaatcgAAGTTTAAACGCAACTTTTCTCACTAAATCAAAAAGCAGAGTCCTTTTTACTAATGTGAGCCAGGCACTTCTGTACTGCTGGTGAGAAGTATGAATTAGAACTTTTCTTGAAAGTGATTTGTTAATGTTTGTTGAAAAGTTTTGAATGGTCCATCCTCTTTGACTCAGAAATTCTTGAGGAATTGAGAACCTTTAAACTCTCTATCCTCTTTGACCCGGGAATATCACTCATAGAAATCggtcttgaagaaaaaaatcagaaatgcaaaGATTCTCTTCAAAAGATGTACATTGCAGAATTTGTTGAAATTGGAAACAAGTAAATGGTAAAcggttaaataaattgtgatattttcACTTGATGAAATAAGCAGATATTgtaaatttccttccttcctccccttctttttttttttttttttcagtttaagtaataaaaatttattaagaattcCTGGGATGGTGGTTGTGGCTTCCCAACCTCAAGAGAGGAACAACCAACACTAGGAAATCACT
This region of Physeter macrocephalus isolate SW-GA chromosome 14, ASM283717v5, whole genome shotgun sequence genomic DNA includes:
- the ATP5MC1 gene encoding ATP synthase F(0) complex subunit C1, mitochondrial produces the protein MQTTGALLIPPALIRSCTRGLSRPVSAAFLSRPEIPSEQPSYSSVPLQVARREFRTSVVSRDIDTAAKFIGAGAATVGVAGSGAGIGTVFGSLIIGYARNPSLKQQLFSYAILGFALSEAMGLFCLMVAFLILFAM